A portion of the Thermoproteota archaeon genome contains these proteins:
- a CDS encoding sugar ABC transporter permease, producing MAIFLLPSFALIVVFYLLPVLLTLLISFTDMDYSFQWNWVGLKNYVQMVSDPIAGKVFNNTLLYVFSTLALFNVGAALVISLITVHIPERVGQGYRALWLLPRITPSTVYALLWLWAVRQDPTALFNWILGFFGMEPVNWLHKHPWPIVILVNGFVGASFGMIIFTAALKSIPADYLRAARVDGASTLQIIRHIELPLIKWPLMFVTAYQTLSLLTSYEYILLVTNGGPGYYTTEVWALYSYHLAFAQYGGIVKFGYGAALATVLVILGLILSIAYWRVFRLRELMVEPKIEV from the coding sequence TTGGCAATCTTCCTCTTGCCGAGCTTCGCACTCATAGTTGTTTTCTATCTGCTCCCGGTCCTGCTCACGCTCCTCATAAGCTTCACCGACATGGACTACAGCTTCCAGTGGAACTGGGTGGGACTGAAGAACTATGTGCAGATGGTAAGCGATCCGATAGCGGGGAAGGTCTTCAACAACACCCTCCTGTATGTTTTCTCGACTCTAGCCCTCTTCAATGTGGGGGCAGCCCTAGTAATCTCCCTAATCACCGTCCACATACCTGAGAGGGTGGGTCAGGGATATAGGGCCCTGTGGCTCCTCCCAAGGATAACTCCCTCCACTGTATACGCCCTCCTCTGGCTGTGGGCTGTGAGGCAGGATCCAACAGCCCTCTTCAACTGGATCTTGGGTTTCTTCGGAATGGAACCCGTTAACTGGCTCCACAAGCACCCCTGGCCGATCGTCATCCTAGTTAACGGGTTCGTCGGGGCCTCGTTCGGCATGATAATATTCACAGCGGCTTTGAAGAGCATTCCCGCCGACTACTTGAGGGCGGCAAGGGTTGACGGGGCCTCTACCCTTCAGATAATAAGGCACATAGAGCTGCCCCTGATAAAGTGGCCCCTCATGTTCGTCACTGCCTACCAGACACTCTCTCTGCTCACCTCCTACGAGTACATCCTACTCGTGACTAATGGGGGACCAGGTTACTACACCACCGAGGTGTGGGCCCTTTACAGCTACCACCTGGCCTTCGCCCAGTACGGTGGGATAGTGAAGTTCGGCTACGGTGCTGCTTTAGCCACGGTGCTGGTCATCCTCGGTCTTATACTCTCCATCGCCTACTGGAGGGTCTTCAGGCTGAGGGAGCTGATGGTGGAGCCAAAGATAGAGGTGTGA